The Burkholderia sp. NRF60-BP8 genomic sequence GGCGGTACGGCTCAAATCGTGTCTCCTCCGAGGGTTCGCTGCGCGCGGGCCGTGCTCGCAACGTGAAGTGCGATCGATTCTAGAAAGCCGGTTTTTTTGTCACAATGATCGAATTTCGAACCTTTCTTTGCCGAAAAGGCAAAGCAGCGCGACCGGATGCGGCGCGGAGACAGAACGATGGCGGCTTTCCTGCATGGTCTGGCGTTGCGATATTTCGTCGAGGTGGCGCGTACCGGCTCGATCAGCGACGCGTCCGCGCGGCTGCACGTGGCCGTGTCGGCGATCAGCCGTCAGATCGCGAAGCTGGAGAGCGAGCTCGGCGCGCCGCTGTTCGAGCGGCGACCGCGCGGGATGGCGCTGTCGGAGGCCGGCGAGCGGCTGCTGGCGTTCGCGCAGCGCAGCCTGCTGGAGGCCGAGCACGTGATGAAGGACATCGGCGGGCTCGACGCGCTGCACGGCAGCCTGCTGAAGATCGCGTGCTCGGAGGGGTTCGCGATCGATTTCCTGCCCGGCGTGCTCGCGAGCTTCAAGGCGCGCCACCCGGGCGTCGATTTCATCGTGTGGGTCGTGTCGCCGGCGGACGCGACCCGGCGCGTGCGCGACGGCGATGCGGACATCGCATTGACCTTCAGCCTCGCGCCGGAGAAGGGCGTGCGCGTCGACCACACCGAGCGCGCGCCGGTCTTTGCGCTGGTCCGGCACGATCATCCGCTCGCGGCGCGCGAGGCGGT encodes the following:
- a CDS encoding LysR substrate-binding domain-containing protein — translated: MAAFLHGLALRYFVEVARTGSISDASARLHVAVSAISRQIAKLESELGAPLFERRPRGMALSEAGERLLAFAQRSLLEAEHVMKDIGGLDALHGSLLKIACSEGFAIDFLPGVLASFKARHPGVDFIVWVVSPADATRRVRDGDADIALTFSLAPEKGVRVDHTERAPVFALVRHDHPLAAREAVSLADVARHAHVLPEAGTTVRQLIDIACALDGLLLEPELTSNNTAAMYGYARRTGAVMFTGLLSVRDRSEADGFVVVPVTNPQLRERSIQVQTMAGRDLPASVRAFRDHLIDAMQAASPPPTAARGSGRRPVR